In a single window of the Nitrospirota bacterium genome:
- the glgB gene encoding 1,4-alpha-glucan branching protein GlgB, with protein sequence MVDDLREQIERLVSAEHWDPFVVLGPHPILPNGASATVIRAFLPEALSASLVLEGQDGQPIPMASIHEAGLFEATIPRSAGSCRYKLRVVERWGTVTERHDPYAFPLLLTDFDLHLLAEGRHYRAYEVMGAHPTVLDGVAGVRFAVWAPNATRVSVVGDFNGWDGRRHAMRSRGQAGIWELFVPELAEGATYKYEIRSREYPAPFLKADPYAFAAELRPKTASVVRSLAGHAWGDGEWMAARAARDPLAAPLSIYEVHLGSWMRVPEEGHRWLTYRELTAKLIPYVKGMGFTHMELMPVTEHPFDGSWGYQTTGYFAPTSRHGSIEDFMAFVDACHQAGIGVLMDWVPAHFPDDPHALAWFDGTHLYDHADPRSGYHPEWHSRIFNFGRVEVRNFLLNSALFWLDRYHIDGLRMDAVASMLYLDYARQPGEWIPNRFGGHENLEAVEFLKEFNQVVHRDYPGVLTIAEESTAWSGVSRPTYVGGLGFGLKWNMGWMHDMLDYFSLDPVHRKYHQERLTFGLVYAFSENFVLVLSHDEVVHGKGALLAKMPGDDWQKFANLRALYGYMYGHPGKKMLFMGGEFGQWTEWNHDASLSWHLLQYDPHAGLQRYVRDLNQLYLAEPSLHQVDFDWAGFQWIDFSDAEQSVISFLRRSKDQVDCVLCIGNLTPVPRHGYRIGVPTPGWYRELLNSDAAIYGGSNQGNGGGVQAEAIPCHGLPYSISLTLPPLGFLFMKQS encoded by the coding sequence ATGGTGGACGATCTTCGCGAACAGATCGAACGGCTTGTGAGCGCGGAGCATTGGGATCCGTTTGTCGTCTTGGGGCCCCATCCGATCTTGCCCAACGGAGCTTCTGCCACGGTCATTCGGGCCTTTTTGCCGGAGGCCCTGTCGGCCAGCCTTGTGCTGGAAGGGCAAGATGGCCAGCCCATTCCGATGGCGTCCATCCACGAGGCGGGGCTCTTCGAGGCGACGATCCCGCGCAGTGCCGGGTCGTGTCGATACAAGTTGAGGGTGGTGGAGCGCTGGGGGACGGTGACCGAGCGACATGATCCTTATGCGTTTCCGCTCTTGCTCACGGACTTTGACTTGCACCTACTTGCCGAAGGCCGCCATTACCGGGCCTATGAAGTGATGGGGGCCCACCCGACGGTGCTGGATGGCGTGGCCGGCGTCCGGTTTGCGGTTTGGGCGCCCAATGCCACGCGGGTCAGCGTGGTCGGGGACTTCAACGGATGGGACGGGCGTCGTCATGCCATGCGCAGTCGCGGCCAGGCCGGGATTTGGGAACTCTTCGTTCCGGAGTTGGCCGAAGGCGCGACCTACAAATATGAGATTCGTTCGCGCGAATATCCGGCCCCGTTTCTGAAGGCCGATCCCTACGCCTTTGCGGCGGAACTGCGCCCCAAGACCGCTTCCGTCGTCCGAAGCCTGGCGGGCCATGCCTGGGGCGATGGGGAGTGGATGGCCGCTCGTGCGGCGCGAGATCCGCTCGCCGCTCCCTTGTCTATCTATGAGGTGCACCTGGGATCCTGGATGCGGGTACCCGAAGAGGGGCACCGCTGGCTGACCTACCGTGAGCTGACGGCAAAGCTCATTCCCTACGTAAAAGGCATGGGCTTTACCCACATGGAATTGATGCCGGTGACCGAGCATCCGTTCGATGGGTCCTGGGGGTATCAGACGACCGGGTATTTTGCCCCTACCAGCCGCCACGGGTCGATCGAGGACTTCATGGCCTTCGTGGATGCCTGTCATCAGGCCGGCATTGGGGTCTTGATGGACTGGGTGCCGGCCCATTTCCCCGATGATCCCCATGCCTTAGCCTGGTTCGATGGGACGCACCTCTACGACCATGCAGACCCCCGATCAGGCTACCATCCGGAGTGGCACAGCCGGATCTTCAACTTCGGGCGCGTAGAGGTGCGGAACTTCTTGTTGAACAGCGCTTTATTCTGGTTGGACCGTTACCACATCGATGGGCTGCGCATGGATGCGGTGGCGTCGATGCTCTATCTGGATTATGCCCGCCAGCCTGGAGAATGGATTCCCAACCGCTTCGGTGGCCATGAAAATCTGGAGGCGGTTGAGTTTCTCAAAGAATTCAACCAGGTGGTCCATCGGGACTATCCCGGTGTCTTGACCATAGCGGAAGAGTCTACAGCCTGGTCCGGGGTCTCCCGCCCGACCTACGTCGGCGGGTTGGGTTTCGGCCTTAAGTGGAACATGGGTTGGATGCATGACATGTTGGACTATTTCAGTCTCGACCCGGTCCATCGCAAATATCACCAGGAAAGGCTGACCTTCGGGCTGGTCTATGCCTTCAGCGAGAATTTTGTCCTGGTCCTGTCCCATGACGAAGTGGTCCATGGGAAGGGGGCGTTGTTAGCCAAGATGCCGGGGGATGATTGGCAGAAGTTTGCCAACCTGCGGGCTCTCTACGGATACATGTATGGGCACCCGGGGAAAAAGATGTTGTTCATGGGGGGAGAATTTGGCCAGTGGACAGAGTGGAACCACGATGCAAGCCTCTCCTGGCACCTGCTCCAATACGATCCCCATGCAGGCCTGCAACGCTATGTCCGAGACCTCAATCAGTTGTATCTGGCTGAGCCATCCCTACACCAGGTAGACTTCGACTGGGCAGGGTTTCAATGGATTGACTTTAGCGACGCGGAACAGTCTGTGATTTCGTTTCTTCGCCGCTCCAAGGATCAGGTCGATTGTGTCCTCTGCATCGGCAATTTAACACCGGTTCCTCGGCATGGCTATCGGATCGGGGTGCCGACGCCTGGTTGGTACCGGGAACTTCTGAACAGCGATGCGGCTATCTATGGGGGTAGCAACCAGGGAAATGGAGGCGGGGTGCAAGCCGAGGCGATCCCCTGCCATGGTCTTCCCTATTCCATTTCTCTCACCCTGCCACCGCTTGGTTTTCTGTTCATGAAACAATCTTAA
- a CDS encoding tetratricopeptide repeat protein, which yields MKIRLHLPTLLGLALSLSACATQHLNFTLQAPAVVNLKAKGVHSLAVTTFEGPGDSGRKLAELLTAHLVEGQYFKVVEREKLLALEQEQILGMTGVVDEKLAAKAGRVLGVDALVLGKVMPHLGQGKLALSYRVVKTETGEILMARQVIGGNPAEGRGLRRTFRKDEGERPELMAKLAQNAVAKAAASLQPHPVKVERGFENGGWLFGDADVKQGIEYIKANRPEDAIAQWEGIVAQDPMNSAAWYDLGIVYEIMSEFDKAEKAYRAAEKITPKPRYMEAVGHVKAAAEAHRKFEEEK from the coding sequence GTGAAGATAAGGCTGCATCTACCGACTCTCCTCGGCCTGGCCCTCAGCCTCTCAGCCTGCGCGACCCAGCATTTAAATTTCACCTTGCAGGCGCCGGCCGTGGTCAATCTCAAAGCTAAAGGAGTCCATTCGCTGGCTGTCACGACATTTGAGGGCCCTGGGGATTCAGGCAGAAAGCTCGCCGAGCTACTGACCGCCCATCTGGTCGAGGGCCAATATTTCAAAGTCGTCGAACGCGAGAAGCTGTTGGCTCTAGAACAGGAGCAAATCCTCGGGATGACCGGTGTGGTGGATGAGAAGCTGGCTGCCAAGGCCGGTAGGGTGTTGGGGGTGGATGCGCTCGTGCTGGGGAAGGTCATGCCGCATCTGGGCCAGGGAAAGCTCGCGCTGTCCTACCGGGTTGTGAAGACGGAGACAGGGGAGATCCTGATGGCCAGGCAAGTCATCGGAGGCAATCCTGCCGAGGGACGGGGGCTGCGGCGGACGTTCAGGAAGGACGAAGGGGAGCGGCCGGAGTTAATGGCGAAGCTGGCGCAGAATGCCGTGGCTAAGGCTGCGGCAAGTCTGCAGCCCCATCCGGTCAAGGTCGAGCGGGGATTCGAAAACGGCGGCTGGCTGTTCGGCGATGCCGACGTGAAACAAGGAATCGAGTATATCAAGGCGAATCGGCCTGAAGATGCGATTGCCCAGTGGGAAGGGATTGTCGCGCAGGACCCGATGAACAGCGCAGCCTGGTATGATCTGGGCATCGTCTACGAGATCATGAGCGAGTTTGACAAGGCGGAGAAGGCCTACCGTGCGGCCGAGAAGATTACGCCGAAGCCCCGCTACATGGAGGCGGTCGGGCATGTCAAGGCGGCTGCTGAGGCCCATCGGAAGTTCGAGGAAGAAAAATAG
- the glgP gene encoding alpha-glucan family phosphorylase, which produces MHQLPRALGRLGELANNLWWSWKPEARRLFETIDPTLWRLAHHNPVKLLHDLKPERLATLAEDPVFVRQYSAVLKAFDQYLASQGTWIATQHPALAGSAIAYFSAEFGLHNSLPIYSGGLGVLAGDHCKEASDLGLPLTGLGFMYPQGYFHQRITPDGWQEAEYVPFNPQESPIRQAHTPQGEPCRITVSLGASIVSAIVWHVRVGRIALYLIDTDVPENEPRDRELSARLYGGDQDMRLRQEILLGIGGVRVFRALGLSPSAWHVNEGHSAFLTLERLREHVQAGRSHAEATELVRQSTVFTTHTPVPAGHDVFPFYMVEYYFNGYWEQLGLTREAFLQLGAHPEKPHEGFNMTVLAIRMAQHLNGVSREHGRVSRAMWRAIWPGLPDDRIPIRSVTNGIHVPTWVAPELNHLYSKHLGPDWAERCDDPAVWHRVTDIPDGELWAVRQMLKRKLMSFIRERARGGWVHGRMTANQVLASGTLLDPEALTIGFARRFATYKRATLVFSALERLKHLLQDRWRPVQIVFAGKAHPADEPGRQFIHEVYGFCRDHGLGGHIAFLEDYNMHMAKFLVQGVDVWLNTPRPPMEASGTSGQKAALNGVPNLSVLDGWWHEAYDGANGWAIPLAPDLTDPHALDAHDAEHLYRILEADVIPLYYQRDRDDIPRGWVELVKDAIRTVAPRFSARRMVKEYTNLLYGPAAFPPPSAW; this is translated from the coding sequence ATCCACCAACTTCCCCGCGCCTTGGGACGCCTGGGAGAACTGGCCAACAATCTCTGGTGGAGCTGGAAGCCCGAAGCGCGCCGGCTGTTTGAAACCATTGACCCGACCCTCTGGCGACTCGCCCACCACAATCCAGTCAAGCTACTCCACGATCTCAAACCGGAGCGGCTGGCGACCCTCGCGGAAGACCCTGTGTTCGTCCGTCAATATTCGGCCGTATTGAAGGCGTTCGACCAGTACCTGGCCTCCCAAGGGACCTGGATCGCCACCCAACATCCGGCGCTGGCCGGATCCGCCATCGCCTACTTCTCGGCGGAGTTCGGCCTCCACAACTCGCTCCCCATTTACAGCGGTGGCTTGGGCGTCTTGGCCGGAGACCATTGCAAGGAAGCCAGCGATTTGGGATTGCCTCTCACGGGACTCGGGTTCATGTACCCGCAAGGCTACTTTCACCAACGCATTACCCCAGATGGCTGGCAGGAGGCCGAGTACGTTCCCTTCAACCCTCAAGAATCCCCGATCCGGCAAGCCCATACCCCCCAAGGCGAGCCCTGCCGCATCACGGTCTCGCTCGGCGCCAGCATCGTGTCCGCCATCGTTTGGCATGTGCGGGTTGGCCGCATCGCCTTGTACTTGATCGACACGGACGTGCCCGAGAACGAGCCTCGGGATCGGGAACTCTCGGCCCGCCTCTATGGCGGCGATCAGGACATGCGCCTGCGCCAGGAGATCCTGCTGGGCATCGGCGGGGTCCGGGTCTTCCGGGCTCTGGGCCTGTCCCCGTCCGCCTGGCACGTCAACGAGGGCCATTCGGCCTTCCTCACGCTCGAACGACTGCGCGAGCACGTGCAAGCCGGACGCTCTCACGCCGAAGCCACCGAGCTCGTCCGGCAGAGCACCGTCTTCACCACCCATACGCCGGTTCCGGCCGGCCACGACGTGTTCCCCTTTTACATGGTGGAGTATTATTTCAACGGTTATTGGGAGCAACTGGGCCTGACGCGCGAGGCCTTTCTCCAGTTGGGGGCTCACCCGGAGAAGCCGCACGAGGGGTTCAACATGACCGTGCTGGCCATTCGCATGGCGCAGCACCTCAATGGAGTCAGCCGCGAACATGGGCGGGTCTCGCGGGCCATGTGGCGGGCGATCTGGCCTGGCCTCCCCGACGACCGCATCCCGATCCGCAGCGTGACGAACGGCATCCACGTCCCGACCTGGGTCGCCCCTGAACTCAACCACCTCTACAGCAAACACCTGGGACCGGACTGGGCTGAGCGTTGCGACGATCCGGCGGTTTGGCATCGCGTGACCGACATCCCGGACGGCGAACTCTGGGCGGTGCGCCAGATGCTGAAGCGCAAGCTCATGAGCTTCATCCGGGAACGCGCGCGCGGGGGCTGGGTCCACGGACGGATGACCGCCAATCAAGTGTTGGCCAGCGGCACCTTGCTTGATCCGGAAGCGCTGACGATCGGCTTCGCCCGCCGGTTTGCCACTTACAAACGGGCCACCCTGGTCTTCAGCGCCTTGGAACGGCTCAAACATCTACTCCAGGACCGCTGGCGCCCTGTGCAGATCGTCTTCGCCGGCAAGGCGCACCCGGCCGATGAGCCTGGCCGACAATTCATCCACGAAGTCTACGGATTCTGCCGCGACCATGGGCTGGGCGGGCACATCGCGTTCCTCGAAGATTACAATATGCACATGGCTAAATTCCTGGTCCAGGGGGTCGACGTCTGGCTCAACACCCCCAGACCTCCGATGGAGGCCAGCGGCACGAGCGGCCAGAAAGCCGCGCTGAACGGAGTCCCGAACCTGAGCGTCTTGGACGGCTGGTGGCACGAGGCCTACGACGGCGCGAACGGCTGGGCCATTCCCCTGGCCCCGGACCTGACCGATCCCCATGCGCTCGACGCGCACGACGCCGAACATCTCTACCGTATTCTGGAGGCGGACGTGATCCCGCTGTACTATCAGCGGGACCGGGACGACATCCCGCGCGGCTGGGTCGAACTCGTCAAAGACGCCATCCGCACCGTCGCCCCGCGATTTTCAGCCCGCCGGATGGTCAAGGAGTACACGAACCTGCTGTACGGCCCCGCCGCTTTCCCTCCGCCTTCAGCCTGGTGA
- a CDS encoding ATP-dependent helicase, protein MEREVKPYILKRPMEEAQPAKLSLDYAAALNPQQLAAVTAGDGPSLVIAGAGSGKTRALVYRVAYLIDKGVDPSAILLLTFTRKSAQEMLQRAGVLIGARSERVQGGTFHSMANLLLRRYGRPIGLESGFTILDRGDAEDLINLLRAQLGMNEKDKRFPRKATIAEIFSKCENTLQGLDDVVLSEFAHFSEHLDALAKLQRAYEAAKRQRQLMDYDDLLVKLRLLLSEHEATRQAISSNFRYILVDEYQDTNRLQADLVRKLAATHDNVMVVGDDSQSIYAFRGATFRNIMEFPQLFPGATIYKLEENYRSTQPILNLANEIIHGAAEKYSKHLFTRKLDGPLPALVQAAGENAQSRFVAQKILELREEGIPLDEMAILFRSSFHSFDLEIELSRRDLPFVKRGGFKFIETAHVKDLLAHLRVIENPLDAVSWNRVLLLVEGVGPKKAQDLIASFIRAEQPDLRPGDVLKDVSGRSGRALKELARVLDEAGSTGSLTPAEQVNEIYGYYLPILKEQYDDYPKRMRDLEHLYSMAERYPKLDEFLADLALEPPDSSVVDVEAGSRDDERLVLSTIHSAKGLEWQCVFVLWVVDGRFPSAYSFATEEELEEERRLFYVAVTRAKQHLFLTYPINVFDKSTGSILSRPSRFLDDVPSSLLDTWALVEESGAYDERFREWD, encoded by the coding sequence ATGGAACGAGAAGTCAAGCCCTATATATTGAAACGGCCGATGGAAGAGGCCCAACCGGCGAAACTGTCGCTGGACTATGCGGCGGCGCTGAATCCGCAGCAGTTGGCCGCCGTCACGGCGGGAGATGGCCCCTCGCTGGTGATTGCCGGCGCCGGTAGCGGCAAGACCAGGGCGCTGGTCTATCGCGTGGCCTATCTCATCGACAAGGGCGTGGATCCGTCGGCGATTCTGCTCCTGACCTTCACCCGCAAATCGGCGCAGGAGATGCTGCAGCGGGCCGGTGTCCTGATCGGAGCGCGCAGTGAGCGGGTCCAAGGGGGGACCTTTCACTCGATGGCCAATCTCTTGCTGCGCCGGTATGGCCGGCCGATCGGGCTGGAGTCGGGATTTACGATCCTGGATCGCGGAGACGCGGAAGATCTGATCAACTTGCTGCGCGCTCAACTGGGGATGAACGAAAAGGATAAGCGGTTCCCGCGCAAGGCGACGATCGCCGAAATCTTCAGTAAGTGCGAGAACACGCTTCAGGGGCTGGATGATGTCGTGCTCTCGGAGTTTGCCCATTTCTCCGAGCATCTGGATGCGCTGGCCAAACTTCAGAGAGCCTACGAGGCAGCCAAGCGGCAGCGGCAGCTGATGGACTACGACGATCTCCTCGTCAAGTTGCGCCTGCTGCTGAGCGAACATGAGGCCACACGTCAGGCGATCTCGTCGAATTTTCGCTACATTCTGGTGGATGAGTACCAGGATACGAACCGGCTTCAGGCGGACTTGGTCCGAAAGTTGGCGGCGACGCACGACAACGTGATGGTGGTGGGGGACGACTCGCAATCCATCTATGCGTTCCGCGGCGCCACGTTCCGGAACATCATGGAGTTTCCGCAGCTGTTTCCCGGCGCCACGATCTACAAGTTGGAAGAAAATTACCGGAGCACCCAGCCGATCCTGAATCTGGCCAACGAGATCATCCACGGGGCTGCCGAGAAGTACAGCAAGCACTTGTTCACGCGGAAGCTGGACGGTCCTCTGCCGGCTCTGGTTCAAGCGGCGGGAGAAAATGCCCAGTCCCGTTTCGTGGCCCAGAAGATTCTTGAACTACGTGAAGAAGGGATCCCGTTGGACGAGATGGCTATCCTGTTCCGGTCCAGTTTCCACTCCTTCGACCTGGAAATCGAGCTCTCTCGAAGGGATCTGCCCTTTGTGAAGCGCGGCGGGTTCAAGTTCATCGAGACCGCGCACGTCAAGGATTTGCTGGCTCATTTGCGCGTGATCGAGAATCCGCTGGATGCCGTGAGTTGGAACCGTGTTCTGCTGCTCGTGGAGGGCGTGGGACCGAAAAAAGCCCAGGATTTGATCGCGTCTTTCATCCGGGCCGAACAGCCTGATCTCCGACCCGGCGATGTTCTGAAGGACGTTAGCGGACGGTCCGGGCGGGCTTTGAAGGAACTTGCGCGGGTGTTGGACGAGGCCGGCAGCACCGGCTCGCTGACGCCGGCCGAGCAAGTGAATGAAATTTACGGCTATTATCTCCCGATTCTTAAGGAACAGTATGACGATTATCCCAAACGTATGCGGGATCTGGAGCATCTCTACTCCATGGCGGAACGCTATCCCAAGCTGGACGAGTTTTTGGCCGATCTCGCGCTGGAACCGCCGGACTCGAGTGTGGTGGATGTGGAAGCAGGAAGTCGGGACGACGAACGATTGGTGCTCTCCACGATCCACTCGGCCAAAGGGCTGGAATGGCAATGCGTGTTCGTGCTGTGGGTCGTGGACGGGCGGTTTCCCTCTGCCTATTCCTTTGCCACCGAGGAGGAATTGGAAGAGGAGCGGCGACTTTTCTATGTCGCGGTGACCCGCGCGAAGCAGCACTTGTTCTTAACCTATCCGATCAACGTGTTTGACAAATCCACCGGCTCGATCCTCTCCAGGCCATCTCGTTTCTTGGATGATGTGCCGTCCTCGCTACTCGACACGTGGGCCCTTGTGGAAGAAAGCGGGGCGTATGACGAGCGCTTCCGCGAATGGGATTGA
- a CDS encoding HEAT repeat domain-containing protein, with product MNNDEKKAADLVQPEAPEPSDEFADHVAETVASADAQAGETPAEPTDAKAGEEVLLDEEKVKDEIEIQIDLLNDPDLVVRREAVITLGEMGDERCVEPLVRALRDGDWQVREAAIDALGQVGSPAVEPLIKQLRDWDIRKSVIRALGRIKDERVLEPLVNQLRSDEFGLDATDALVTLGEPAIVRLVAALKDKDESIRKQAVIALGRIKSTQALEPLIEMLQDKDWFTRLTAAAALEKIGDERGREAIKPLLKDPDMVVKMRVERILAAWKKKTVTA from the coding sequence ATGAACAACGACGAGAAAAAAGCCGCGGACCTTGTTCAGCCGGAGGCGCCGGAGCCGAGCGACGAGTTTGCCGATCACGTTGCGGAGACCGTAGCGTCGGCCGATGCGCAGGCGGGAGAAACGCCGGCCGAGCCGACAGACGCCAAAGCCGGCGAAGAAGTGCTCCTGGATGAGGAAAAGGTCAAGGATGAGATCGAGATCCAGATCGATCTTCTCAATGATCCGGACTTGGTGGTGCGGCGTGAGGCCGTCATCACGCTGGGGGAAATGGGCGACGAACGCTGCGTCGAACCGCTCGTCCGAGCCCTCCGCGACGGTGACTGGCAGGTACGCGAGGCTGCGATCGATGCGCTGGGCCAGGTCGGATCACCGGCCGTCGAGCCTTTAATCAAACAACTGCGGGACTGGGATATTCGGAAATCCGTTATCCGGGCGCTCGGCCGGATCAAGGACGAGCGGGTCTTGGAGCCTCTTGTCAACCAACTCCGGAGCGATGAGTTCGGCCTGGACGCAACCGATGCCCTCGTCACGCTGGGTGAGCCGGCCATCGTGCGGTTGGTCGCGGCGCTGAAAGACAAGGATGAAAGCATCCGCAAGCAGGCCGTTATCGCGTTGGGGCGGATCAAATCAACGCAGGCCTTGGAGCCCTTGATCGAGATGTTGCAGGATAAGGATTGGTTTACGCGCCTGACCGCCGCTGCGGCGCTCGAGAAGATCGGCGATGAGCGGGGCCGGGAGGCCATCAAGCCCTTGCTCAAGGACCCCGACATGGTGGTCAAAATGCGCGTGGAACGGATCCTGGCCGCCTGGAAGAAAAAAACCGTAACGGCGTGA
- a CDS encoding HEAT repeat domain-containing protein gives MRGSAPECLAWLRLSALMLLLLAGPAAAGPNQSDAPVSPSQGTVPAPIEREILAAARGGHHDRAVRLFEALPAGQTQSHHLLESVFHSYLRLGRPEQAFALYGRLVPAGKPDVAAWLHDLARSFISGHARDQQEYVRIAAFTTLAEAGDPSMVPLLEDGLLDPSILVRARAVEGLGRVGERAKRTGQVMSTAALKRALLDPTPPVRIAALNALGDLGNTKDQATLDTMLQIARAGEGPIHVFALAALSKLGHAGAFEEIINAATLPDPDVRMAAIGVLGRLKRPTSLSLLAQSVYDPEESVRAFAAGALGEFGDPSAVGALTHALGDDSPRVRSVAAASVGRLGLAHTKSLLRQAARDPVELVRAGAVEGLLRLGDTEAVLLAAELAKHDAPSVRSAAAQALGLAGNCRAIPVLEQLLADQQPQPRLAAARAIGKVGDRAGLAVLKKALTDNDPAIRITAAGSLLQILSRNAQGKR, from the coding sequence ATGAGGGGTTCAGCCCCCGAATGCCTGGCCTGGCTGCGGTTGTCGGCCTTGATGCTGCTCCTCCTGGCCGGCCCGGCCGCCGCCGGTCCCAATCAATCGGACGCGCCGGTCAGCCCCAGCCAAGGCACAGTGCCCGCCCCGATCGAGCGGGAAATTCTCGCCGCAGCCAGGGGCGGCCACCATGACCGGGCCGTGCGCCTGTTTGAAGCTCTGCCGGCCGGGCAGACCCAGTCCCATCACCTGCTGGAAAGCGTCTTCCACAGCTACCTGCGCCTCGGCCGACCGGAACAGGCCTTCGCCCTCTATGGACGCCTGGTCCCGGCCGGCAAGCCGGATGTTGCGGCCTGGCTCCACGATCTGGCCCGCTCCTTCATCTCCGGCCATGCGCGCGACCAGCAGGAATATGTTCGGATCGCGGCCTTCACCACCCTGGCCGAAGCGGGAGACCCGAGCATGGTCCCGCTGCTTGAAGACGGCCTCCTGGACCCATCCATTCTGGTCCGCGCCCGAGCAGTCGAGGGCCTAGGCCGGGTCGGCGAACGGGCCAAACGCACGGGCCAGGTGATGTCAACCGCGGCCCTGAAACGGGCACTCCTGGATCCAACCCCTCCCGTCCGTATTGCCGCGTTGAATGCGCTGGGAGACCTTGGGAACACAAAGGATCAGGCCACGCTGGACACCATGCTCCAGATCGCCAGGGCCGGGGAAGGCCCAATCCATGTATTCGCGCTGGCGGCCCTGTCAAAACTGGGCCATGCGGGTGCCTTTGAGGAAATTATCAACGCCGCCACGCTTCCGGATCCGGACGTGCGCATGGCGGCGATCGGCGTGCTGGGCCGGCTCAAACGTCCCACCAGCCTCTCGCTGCTGGCGCAATCCGTGTACGATCCGGAAGAATCCGTGCGGGCCTTCGCCGCCGGCGCCTTGGGAGAGTTCGGTGATCCCTCGGCCGTCGGCGCACTCACCCATGCGCTGGGCGACGACAGCCCCCGTGTACGGAGCGTCGCGGCCGCCAGTGTGGGTCGACTCGGCTTGGCCCATACCAAGTCTCTCTTGCGCCAGGCGGCGCGGGACCCGGTTGAGTTGGTCCGGGCCGGAGCCGTAGAGGGACTCTTACGATTGGGGGATACAGAAGCGGTGTTGCTCGCTGCTGAACTGGCCAAGCATGACGCACCGTCTGTCAGAAGCGCGGCCGCGCAGGCGCTGGGCTTGGCCGGAAATTGTCGGGCAATACCGGTTCTGGAGCAGTTACTCGCGGATCAACAGCCCCAACCCCGCCTGGCAGCGGCACGCGCGATCGGCAAGGTGGGCGATCGCGCCGGACTCGCAGTTCTCAAGAAGGCCTTGACGGACAATGACCCCGCCATCCGCATCACGGCAGCCGGCAGCTTGTTGCAAATCTTGTCACGCAATGCACAGGGGAAACGCTGA
- a CDS encoding septal ring lytic transglycosylase RlpA family protein: protein MVTVMLAACTCLPKGQADLDVGMKDRGIASWYGEDFHGWVTASGEIYDMESLSGAHRTLPLGTVVRVTNVENGQQIRVRINDRGPYVHGRILDLSYAAARKLGMAEGGLSAVSLEVVGDHGFSLPLERREGLAVLGSRIGQNQSGAERDVRKTRSVPLYPGDLVLGRRERRAVHLTSEERHT from the coding sequence ATGGTCACTGTCATGTTGGCGGCCTGCACCTGCCTTCCCAAAGGCCAGGCCGATTTAGATGTCGGGATGAAAGATCGGGGCATTGCCTCCTGGTACGGAGAGGATTTCCACGGGTGGGTCACGGCCAGCGGTGAGATCTACGATATGGAATCCTTGAGCGGGGCGCATCGGACGCTTCCGCTTGGCACGGTCGTCCGCGTGACGAACGTGGAAAACGGGCAGCAAATCCGTGTGCGGATCAATGACCGAGGGCCCTATGTGCACGGGCGGATTCTGGACCTTTCTTATGCCGCGGCGCGCAAGCTGGGAATGGCGGAAGGAGGCCTGTCGGCTGTGTCCTTGGAGGTGGTCGGAGATCACGGGTTTTCCTTGCCGCTTGAAAGGCGCGAAGGGTTGGCCGTCCTAGGGAGCCGTATCGGGCAGAACCAGTCGGGGGCCGAACGCGATGTCCGGAAGACCCGGAGCGTTCCCCTCTATCCCGGTGACTTGGTGCTCGGGCGCCGCGAACGGCGAGCCGTGCATCTGACCTCAGAAGAACGTCATACCTGA